A section of the Deinococcus cellulosilyticus NBRC 106333 = KACC 11606 genome encodes:
- the rnr gene encoding ribonuclease R, with translation MPKRKNSADQISTPETIVPEEQNTPSEEAVKPTSRKGKGKPSASSTQEAPKPSSRATRTSRASSMKASETPDDGQLQEISPESTAEIADTLPVKTSKRPSKKTPRTEPEVQVPEVLQADTHLEGAESLPAAADVELPQPEKKGRTSRKKKAEQEAPRIEISSAPAADLQPLDPEVLAGVPERQAEQDEVTPEHFTEVVISAPEHAAAAIAADVAQSSIPTEDLQDKKAGSKRKKKAQSTEAQVSAVVELQPEMVVLEAPAKQPAEPVAIDTPPDPPRKGRGSRKKTEQPSEEVQNPEPVAAESMETTASETVIPETAADAPATVEATPETAAEVAPEGVQVDAQPAKTSKPRKGRKTTQAADDTQQAEKVSTSEMASAQSVVTPEIDPEPAQTEPEVQATEPVGVEPAATETVAAEEAAPKARKSRKKNAPAVPDQALTQTEAVQVTPVVSEPEQNSEPVQPAEVQATESTPAEAVPAQKGRKTRKAAPVEAAAAPVAPEVAEISPTEARPAENTPVEVAAAVEPVSEQVVENAPRTSSRRKKTAAEPVIQETSVEAAPAPDISTEQAPDADVQEVLESVPVQAPVKKKGRGKKQAAPEVVVPEEPTQEPLKLDDALEDSAEVVDLVEEGGQEDVPQPSIRTLEHGDSTPETAPSKPSIPTPQSSPASPDLPAYLYVKRDKQPTSKAAPRSQQPQQKAPEKGPSRGKGQQNQQQTPEPQKLDPAELANKDPKEVLLEFMKQKRRTWHVRDLERALPRVVKNNLGNRRNMESLLEELAEEDKVVRVRRRVYAYPEDTNLVRGRFQSSSSGFGFVIPETGKEDYFIPADATLGAWTGDIVQIKAEEKRKNENSPRGVVVRIVERGNAQLIGTLEERKGNQVLIPDDTRLARSIPLLSEGLENVALGSRLVAELHWPENTREPYARVKEVLGTEITPETETRAVIAQYDLRDEFPIEVEKESEKISTRITKKMLEGRLDLREKNIFTVDGRDAKDFDDAIHIERLENGNFLLGIHIADVSYYVTEGSALDKEAYQRATSVYLPGKVLPMLPEKLSNGVCSLVPHKDRLTLSALVEMGPDMDILTYSVTPSVIHSKARLTYDEVQAYSEGTASLPDHARHLEGDMHLLLKITNKMRQRRLREGSLDFKLSEVKVEVDKEGRLELIPIREETARGMIEDLMLLANKVVAQYMIEHHIPALYRVHEDPSDDRWTELRHMLTKMGLQADEKPTPQNYQALLKQVRGTPKETVVNHLLLRSLKQAKYAQHNLGHFGLAFSEYLHFTSPIRRYPDLLVHRMLRKHLQQEISGPEKERIHDKLAGMGDHTSERERAASDAERELTKYYQCLWAQGQLGEVFDGHISSVTSFGFFVSIQNGIEGLVHISSLPDYYIFFEDTMSLKGKNNGQSFQLGDKLQVQISNVNLAARQIDFILWENDMDQKPRARKRGETQNNGSNTNQNTNNRKPTPQQARGNAGGQGGQGGRKRRVVTLERSKNEYSRPVNVTVQKLYFGDWTVENLRDDEPQQPRRDFRGGGGNNRPPQNKQQNQSQNRGKGQQGNPGQQQKGQDRAPQQAREGGNRNSGRDQQERRDQTRDQNRDQNRDQGREQQKAQQQNRDQGRNQGRNRGESPIPMQKPRPQKPMQLPRNPDRNASRPSEGKGERSVPQPQQYQPSEPREAQPQVKADPAQQTRTEGNAQKNDAQKRRRRKPKTNGKGNDSSGEE, from the coding sequence ATGCCTAAACGCAAAAACAGTGCTGATCAGATCAGCACTCCTGAAACCATTGTGCCAGAAGAGCAAAACACACCCTCTGAAGAGGCGGTCAAACCCACGTCCCGCAAAGGAAAGGGAAAACCGTCAGCGTCTTCAACCCAGGAGGCTCCAAAACCTTCCTCCAGAGCAACCAGAACATCCAGAGCTTCCAGCATGAAGGCTTCTGAAACGCCTGATGATGGACAATTGCAAGAGATTTCACCGGAAAGCACTGCAGAAATCGCAGACACTCTTCCTGTGAAGACCAGCAAACGCCCAAGCAAAAAAACCCCCCGGACCGAACCTGAAGTTCAGGTCCCTGAAGTGCTGCAGGCAGACACCCATCTTGAAGGGGCAGAATCCCTTCCTGCAGCTGCAGACGTGGAACTTCCCCAGCCTGAAAAGAAGGGCCGCACGTCTCGCAAAAAGAAAGCAGAGCAGGAGGCCCCTCGCATCGAGATCAGCTCTGCGCCTGCAGCCGACCTGCAGCCCCTCGATCCTGAAGTGCTCGCAGGTGTTCCTGAGCGTCAGGCAGAACAGGATGAAGTGACCCCCGAGCACTTCACCGAAGTGGTGATTTCTGCACCTGAGCACGCTGCAGCAGCGATTGCCGCTGATGTCGCACAGTCGAGCATCCCCACCGAAGACCTGCAGGACAAAAAAGCAGGTTCCAAACGCAAGAAGAAGGCCCAGAGCACAGAAGCTCAGGTTTCTGCAGTGGTTGAATTGCAGCCTGAGATGGTGGTCCTTGAGGCTCCAGCAAAGCAACCTGCCGAACCTGTCGCCATCGACACCCCTCCTGATCCACCCAGAAAAGGCAGGGGCAGCCGCAAGAAAACCGAACAGCCCTCTGAAGAGGTGCAAAACCCCGAGCCTGTTGCCGCCGAAAGCATGGAAACAACTGCTTCTGAAACTGTAATTCCCGAAACTGCAGCAGACGCGCCTGCAACTGTTGAAGCCACCCCTGAAACAGCTGCAGAAGTGGCCCCTGAAGGTGTTCAGGTTGATGCGCAGCCTGCGAAGACCAGCAAGCCCAGAAAAGGGCGCAAAACAACTCAGGCAGCAGATGACACCCAACAGGCTGAAAAGGTCAGCACCAGTGAAATGGCATCAGCTCAGTCTGTGGTCACGCCAGAAATTGATCCTGAACCTGCCCAGACAGAGCCTGAAGTTCAGGCCACTGAACCTGTCGGGGTTGAACCTGCTGCCACGGAAACGGTTGCAGCAGAAGAAGCCGCTCCAAAAGCCAGAAAGAGCCGCAAGAAGAATGCTCCTGCCGTTCCCGATCAGGCCCTGACCCAGACGGAAGCCGTGCAGGTGACTCCTGTGGTCTCTGAACCCGAGCAGAACAGTGAACCTGTGCAACCTGCAGAAGTTCAGGCCACAGAGAGCACACCAGCAGAAGCTGTCCCAGCCCAGAAAGGCCGCAAGACCAGAAAAGCTGCACCTGTTGAAGCTGCTGCAGCACCTGTCGCACCTGAAGTCGCTGAAATCTCCCCTACTGAAGCAAGGCCTGCAGAAAACACCCCGGTGGAAGTGGCCGCTGCTGTGGAGCCTGTCAGTGAACAGGTGGTTGAAAATGCGCCCAGAACATCCAGCAGACGGAAGAAAACTGCCGCTGAACCTGTAATCCAGGAGACCTCTGTTGAAGCTGCCCCTGCACCGGACATCAGCACTGAACAGGCCCCTGATGCAGATGTTCAGGAAGTGCTTGAAAGCGTCCCTGTTCAGGCTCCTGTGAAGAAAAAAGGCAGAGGCAAAAAGCAGGCTGCACCTGAAGTGGTGGTCCCCGAGGAACCCACCCAGGAGCCCTTGAAACTGGATGATGCCCTGGAAGACAGTGCAGAAGTGGTGGATCTGGTCGAAGAAGGTGGGCAGGAAGATGTTCCCCAGCCTTCCATCCGCACACTGGAGCATGGGGATTCCACCCCTGAAACGGCTCCCAGCAAGCCTTCCATTCCCACCCCCCAGAGCAGCCCTGCATCTCCTGATCTGCCTGCTTACCTGTATGTGAAGCGGGACAAGCAGCCCACCTCAAAAGCTGCACCCAGAAGCCAGCAGCCCCAGCAAAAGGCCCCCGAAAAGGGTCCATCCAGAGGCAAAGGGCAGCAAAACCAGCAGCAGACCCCCGAGCCCCAGAAGCTTGATCCTGCTGAACTGGCAAACAAAGATCCAAAAGAGGTGCTGCTGGAGTTCATGAAGCAGAAGCGCCGCACCTGGCATGTGCGGGATCTGGAACGTGCCCTTCCCCGTGTGGTCAAGAACAACCTGGGGAACCGGCGCAACATGGAATCCCTGCTGGAAGAACTGGCAGAAGAAGACAAGGTGGTGCGGGTGCGCAGGCGTGTTTACGCCTACCCGGAAGACACCAATCTGGTGCGGGGTCGCTTCCAGTCCTCAAGCAGTGGGTTTGGTTTTGTGATTCCAGAAACAGGCAAGGAAGACTACTTTATTCCTGCCGATGCCACCCTGGGAGCCTGGACCGGAGACATCGTCCAGATCAAAGCCGAAGAGAAACGCAAGAACGAGAACTCGCCGCGTGGTGTGGTGGTTCGCATTGTCGAACGCGGCAATGCCCAATTGATTGGAACCCTGGAAGAGCGCAAAGGCAACCAGGTGCTGATCCCTGACGACACCCGTCTGGCCAGAAGCATCCCCCTGCTCTCTGAAGGGCTGGAAAACGTGGCCCTGGGTTCCCGTCTGGTGGCTGAGCTGCACTGGCCTGAGAACACCCGCGAGCCTTACGCAAGGGTCAAAGAAGTGCTGGGCACCGAAATCACCCCGGAAACCGAGACCCGCGCGGTGATCGCACAGTACGACCTGCGCGATGAATTTCCCATCGAAGTGGAGAAGGAATCCGAGAAGATCTCCACCCGCATCACCAAGAAGATGCTGGAAGGCCGCCTGGACCTGCGTGAGAAGAACATCTTCACCGTGGACGGACGGGACGCCAAGGACTTCGATGATGCCATCCACATCGAGCGTCTGGAGAACGGCAACTTCCTGCTGGGCATTCACATTGCAGACGTGTCCTACTACGTCACCGAAGGCAGTGCGCTCGACAAGGAAGCCTACCAGCGGGCCACCAGCGTGTACCTCCCTGGCAAGGTCCTGCCCATGCTGCCCGAGAAGCTCTCCAACGGCGTGTGCTCCCTGGTGCCCCACAAGGACCGCCTGACTTTGAGTGCGCTGGTCGAGATGGGTCCTGACATGGACATCCTGACCTACAGCGTCACCCCCAGCGTGATTCACTCCAAAGCCCGCCTCACCTACGACGAGGTGCAGGCCTACAGTGAAGGCACCGCTTCCCTCCCCGACCATGCCCGTCACCTCGAAGGCGACATGCATCTGCTCTTGAAAATCACCAACAAGATGCGCCAGCGCAGGTTGCGTGAAGGGTCCCTGGACTTCAAACTCAGCGAGGTCAAGGTCGAGGTGGACAAAGAGGGGCGTCTGGAACTCATTCCCATCCGCGAGGAAACCGCCCGTGGCATGATCGAGGACCTGATGCTGCTCGCCAACAAGGTCGTGGCCCAGTACATGATCGAACACCACATCCCGGCCCTGTACCGGGTGCACGAGGACCCCAGCGATGACCGCTGGACCGAACTGCGCCACATGCTCACCAAAATGGGCCTGCAGGCCGACGAGAAGCCCACCCCCCAGAACTATCAGGCCCTCCTCAAACAGGTGCGCGGGACCCCCAAAGAGACCGTGGTCAACCACCTGCTGCTGCGTTCCTTAAAGCAGGCCAAGTACGCCCAGCACAACCTCGGGCACTTCGGACTGGCCTTCTCGGAATACCTGCACTTCACCAGCCCGATCCGCCGTTACCCGGACCTGCTCGTTCACCGCATGCTGCGCAAGCACCTGCAGCAGGAAATCAGTGGGCCTGAAAAAGAACGCATCCACGACAAACTCGCTGGCATGGGCGACCACACCAGCGAACGGGAACGCGCCGCGAGCGATGCCGAACGTGAACTCACCAAGTACTACCAGTGCCTGTGGGCACAGGGCCAGCTTGGCGAGGTCTTCGATGGGCACATCAGCAGCGTGACAAGCTTCGGGTTCTTTGTGTCCATTCAAAACGGCATTGAAGGACTGGTGCACATCTCCAGCCTGCCCGACTATTACATCTTCTTCGAGGACACCATGTCCCTGAAAGGCAAGAACAACGGTCAGAGCTTCCAGCTGGGAGACAAACTGCAGGTGCAGATTTCCAATGTGAACCTGGCAGCCAGACAAATTGATTTCATCCTCTGGGAGAATGACATGGATCAGAAACCCCGCGCCCGCAAGAGGGGCGAGACGCAGAACAATGGCAGCAACACCAATCAAAACACCAACAACCGCAAACCCACTCCCCAGCAGGCCAGAGGCAACGCTGGCGGTCAAGGCGGTCAGGGCGGACGCAAACGCCGCGTGGTCACCCTGGAACGCTCCAAAAACGAGTACTCCCGCCCGGTGAACGTCACGGTGCAGAAACTCTACTTCGGAGACTGGACCGTGGAAAACCTGCGGGACGATGAACCCCAGCAGCCCAGACGCGATTTCCGGGGCGGGGGCGGCAACAACCGTCCTCCCCAGAACAAGCAGCAAAACCAGAGCCAGAACCGTGGCAAAGGACAGCAGGGCAACCCTGGCCAGCAACAGAAAGGCCAGGACCGGGCTCCCCAGCAGGCACGGGAGGGCGGCAACCGCAATTCCGGCAGAGATCAGCAGGAACGCCGCGATCAGACTCGGGATCAAAATCGCGACCAGAACCGCGATCAGGGCAGGGAGCAGCAAAAAGCCCAGCAGCAGAATCGGGACCAGGGGCGCAACCAGGGACGCAACCGGGGTGAATCTCCGATTCCCATGCAAAAACCCCGTCCTCAGAAGCCCATGCAACTTCCCAGGAATCCAGACCGCAATGCCAGCCGTCCTTCTGAAGGCAAGGGAGAGCGCAGTGTCCCTCAGCCCCAGCAGTATCAGCCTTCCGAGCCCCGTGAAGCCCAGCCTCAGGTGAAAGCAGACCCTGCCCAGCAAACCAGGACCGAAGGCAACGCCCAGAAGAACGACGCCCAGAAGCGCCGCCGCCGGAAGCCCAAAACCAACGGCAAGGGCAATGACAGCTCTGGCGAAGAATAA
- a CDS encoding exodeoxyribonuclease III: MHVTTLNLNGLRSAIQKDLSGWITRNDPDILLMQEVRAFPHPEFFDELGYQAHWHAAEKPGYSGVAVASKISPRSVKYGMDRPEFDVEGRVLTVEFDHLTVVSAYVPSGSSGEVRQAFKYRFMDVFFEYTRELLAGLGDRQLIVAGDFNIAHHPIDLKNWKANQKNSGFLPEERAWLTRYLELGLLDTHRRRLGETAEYTWWSNRGQAFANNVGWRLDYQFSTPMLAEKAHFHHTDRENRLSDHAAVSMKYQFPLT; this comes from the coding sequence GTGCATGTGACCACCCTGAACCTCAACGGCCTGCGAAGCGCCATCCAGAAAGACCTCTCTGGGTGGATCACCCGAAACGACCCCGACATCCTCCTGATGCAGGAGGTCCGGGCTTTCCCCCATCCCGAATTCTTTGATGAACTGGGGTACCAGGCCCACTGGCATGCGGCAGAAAAACCCGGGTACAGTGGCGTGGCCGTGGCCAGCAAAATCTCCCCCAGAAGCGTCAAATACGGCATGGACCGTCCCGAGTTTGATGTGGAGGGACGGGTTCTGACCGTGGAATTTGACCATCTCACGGTGGTCAGTGCGTATGTGCCTTCCGGGAGCAGTGGAGAGGTGCGCCAGGCCTTCAAGTACCGGTTCATGGATGTGTTTTTCGAGTACACCCGCGAACTTCTGGCAGGCCTTGGGGACAGGCAGCTCATTGTTGCCGGAGACTTCAACATCGCCCACCACCCCATCGACCTGAAAAACTGGAAAGCCAACCAGAAAAACAGTGGTTTTCTGCCTGAAGAAAGGGCCTGGCTCACCCGCTATCTGGAGCTGGGACTGCTGGACACCCACCGCCGCAGACTGGGAGAAACAGCAGAATACACATGGTGGAGCAACCGTGGGCAGGCTTTCGCCAACAATGTCGGGTGGCGTCTGGATTACCAGTTCAGCACCCCTATGCTGGCTGAAAAAGCCCACTTTCATCACACAGACCGCGAAAACCGCTTAAGCGATCATGCTGCGGTAAGTATGAAGTACCAATTTCCCTTGACGTAA
- a CDS encoding non-canonical purine NTP pyrophosphatase has translation MPEVLYLTTNPGKAREARDILIGQYGLNLQVESPPFEIPEIQSDSCAKVALFSARFAADRLGQPCLVSDTGLYLDCLGGLPGPYNAHFDRQIGVEKFLRLIQHEANRMARLENCFACCEPGQEPVVFSGGSTGSIAFEPRGNLGRWHELFYIPDGEERTLSELRQIDPGRESQYWGGAIHEMGAWLRRSSNHKPLPEPQEGL, from the coding sequence ATGCCAGAGGTCCTGTACCTGACGACCAACCCTGGAAAGGCCCGGGAAGCCAGAGACATCCTGATCGGTCAGTATGGGCTGAACTTGCAGGTCGAGAGTCCTCCTTTCGAGATCCCCGAGATCCAGAGTGACTCCTGTGCAAAAGTGGCCCTGTTCAGTGCCAGATTCGCAGCAGACCGTCTCGGGCAACCCTGTCTGGTCTCTGATACCGGGTTGTATCTGGACTGCCTTGGTGGCCTTCCAGGGCCCTACAATGCCCACTTTGACAGACAGATCGGGGTGGAAAAGTTTCTGCGCCTGATCCAGCATGAAGCCAACCGCATGGCCCGCCTGGAAAATTGTTTTGCCTGTTGTGAACCCGGTCAGGAACCTGTGGTGTTCTCTGGAGGCAGCACAGGCAGCATTGCTTTCGAACCCAGAGGCAACCTGGGCCGCTGGCATGAGCTGTTTTACATTCCAGATGGAGAAGAACGGACCCTCAGCGAACTGCGCCAGATCGACCCAGGACGAGAAAGCCAGTATTGGGGTGGGGCGATTCACGAAATGGGAGCGTGGTTGAGGAGGTCTTCAAATCACAAACCCCTCCCAGAACCTCAGGAGGGGTTGTAG
- a CDS encoding FAD-dependent oxidoreductase, translating to MTRPLRIAVIGAGPSGFYATEALLKQTQYDVTVDLIDRLPTPYGLVRYGVAPDHQKIKSVTNIFQKIAANPKVRFLGNVNFGTDITYDDLKAHYDAIFYTVGASSDRSLGIPGEDLKGSMSATEFVAWYNGHPDYADRVMPLDVEGVAVVGVGNVAVDVSRILAKTAEELALTDTADHAIEQLKHSKVKDIYVLGRRGAAQAKFTTKELREFGELLNADVVVDPAEVQVDELSAKEMENPGTAKNVEVLQEFSKKHLEGKPRRVHLRFLVSPVEIIGTDRVEGLKIEKNKLVEQDGWIAAVGTGEFETLNVGMVLRSVGYKGVALPGVPFDARKGVIPNEGGRVKGENGVLPGEYTAGWIKRGPSGVVGTNKACAVDSVNLFLEDAANLSRVDDSNATPEAVDALLAAKGARVVTFQDWLELDKVETEKGKALGRPRVKFATVQEMLSALEPVKG from the coding sequence ATGACCAGACCTCTTCGCATCGCAGTCATCGGCGCAGGCCCCTCCGGCTTTTACGCCACCGAAGCCCTGCTGAAACAGACCCAGTACGACGTGACCGTGGACCTGATTGACCGTCTCCCCACCCCCTACGGGCTGGTGCGGTACGGCGTGGCTCCCGACCACCAGAAAATCAAGAGCGTCACCAACATCTTCCAGAAAATTGCGGCCAACCCCAAAGTGCGCTTCCTGGGCAACGTCAACTTCGGCACCGACATCACCTATGACGACTTGAAAGCCCACTACGACGCCATTTTCTACACCGTGGGCGCTTCCTCCGACCGCTCTCTGGGCATTCCCGGCGAAGACCTCAAGGGCAGCATGAGTGCCACCGAATTCGTCGCCTGGTACAACGGTCACCCTGACTACGCCGACCGCGTGATGCCCCTCGATGTTGAGGGTGTCGCTGTGGTGGGTGTGGGCAACGTGGCTGTCGATGTGAGCCGCATCCTTGCCAAGACCGCCGAGGAACTCGCCCTGACCGACACCGCAGACCACGCCATCGAGCAACTCAAGCACTCCAAAGTGAAAGACATCTACGTGCTCGGACGCCGTGGTGCAGCACAGGCCAAATTCACCACCAAAGAACTGCGTGAATTCGGTGAACTGCTGAACGCCGATGTGGTCGTGGACCCCGCCGAAGTGCAGGTGGATGAACTCTCCGCCAAAGAGATGGAAAACCCCGGCACCGCCAAGAATGTGGAAGTGCTGCAGGAATTCAGCAAAAAGCACCTTGAGGGCAAACCCCGCCGCGTGCACCTGCGCTTCCTGGTCTCCCCCGTGGAAATCATCGGGACCGACCGCGTGGAAGGCCTGAAAATCGAGAAGAACAAACTCGTCGAGCAGGACGGCTGGATTGCCGCTGTCGGCACCGGCGAATTTGAAACCCTGAACGTCGGCATGGTCCTGCGCAGCGTGGGTTACAAAGGCGTCGCCCTCCCCGGTGTGCCCTTTGATGCCCGCAAAGGCGTCATCCCCAACGAGGGTGGCCGCGTCAAAGGCGAAAACGGTGTGCTCCCCGGCGAATACACCGCTGGCTGGATCAAGCGTGGTCCCTCTGGCGTGGTCGGCACCAACAAGGCCTGCGCCGTGGACTCCGTGAACCTGTTCCTCGAAGACGCTGCGAACCTCTCCCGCGTGGACGACAGCAACGCCACCCCCGAAGCCGTGGACGCCCTGCTGGCTGCCAAGGGTGCCCGTGTGGTCACCTTCCAGGACTGGCTCGAACTCGACAAAGTTGAGACCGAAAAAGGCAAAGCCCTGGGCCGTCCCCGTGTGAAATTCGCCACCGTGCAGGAAATGCTCAGCGCACTGGAGCCTGTCAAAGGGTAA
- the acs gene encoding acetate--CoA ligase produces MSDKAIENVLHENRTFQPSEAYTRTTSITREVYEQKYQQSIENPEAFWGEVAQDLHWFEPYSKVLDWNEPFAQWFVEGKTNLSYNALDRHLEQKGNKTAIIWEGEDGEVRTYTYAELTREVKKFSNVLLNLGVQTGDRVTIYLPMIPEAAFAMLACARIGAVHSVVFGGFSSGALSDRINDAGSKVLITADGGYRRGSAVPLKRNADDAAENTPSLQHILVIKRTGQDVNIKEGRDVWYHEAVQNVSEDHDAVPLDAQHPHFILYTSGSTGKPKGVLHALGGYMVNTYLTTQTVFDLKEDDIYWCTADVGWITGHSYIVYGPLLNGATVLMYEGAPNHPDWGRFWKIIEDHKVTILYTAPTAIRSFMRAGSEYPNSHDLSSLRLLGSVGEPINPEAWIWYYTVIGKEKCPVVDTWWQTETGSIMITTLPGAHTMKPGSAGVPMYGVDAAIVDADGHVLGANEGGFLVVRKPWPSMLRTVYGDDNRYKTQYWGEIPHVYFAGDGARRDQDGYFTIVGRIDDVLNVSGHRLGTMEVESALVSHPAVAEAAVVGRPDPIKGEGIVAFVTLQTGFDATEQELKAHVAKEIGAIARPDDIRFAEALPKTRSGKIMRRLLRQIAAGQEIKGDTSTLEDVSVIEKLQKAPQQ; encoded by the coding sequence ATGAGCGACAAGGCAATTGAGAATGTGCTGCATGAAAATCGGACCTTTCAGCCCAGCGAGGCCTACACCCGCACCACCAGCATCACCCGTGAAGTTTACGAGCAGAAGTACCAGCAGAGCATCGAAAACCCTGAAGCCTTCTGGGGCGAAGTGGCACAAGACCTGCACTGGTTTGAGCCTTACAGCAAAGTTCTGGACTGGAATGAACCTTTTGCCCAGTGGTTTGTGGAGGGCAAAACCAACCTTTCCTACAATGCTCTGGACCGCCACCTGGAACAGAAAGGGAACAAAACGGCCATCATCTGGGAAGGGGAGGACGGCGAAGTCCGCACCTACACATACGCCGAGTTGACCCGCGAAGTCAAAAAATTCTCGAATGTGCTGCTCAACCTGGGCGTGCAGACCGGGGACCGGGTGACCATCTACCTGCCCATGATTCCCGAAGCCGCCTTTGCCATGCTGGCCTGCGCCCGCATTGGCGCCGTGCACAGTGTGGTTTTCGGTGGGTTCTCCAGTGGTGCCCTCTCAGACCGCATCAACGATGCAGGCTCAAAAGTGCTGATCACCGCAGACGGCGGTTACCGCAGGGGCAGTGCCGTGCCTTTGAAGAGAAATGCCGACGATGCTGCCGAGAACACCCCGAGCCTGCAGCACATTCTGGTCATCAAGCGCACCGGACAGGACGTCAACATCAAGGAAGGTCGGGATGTCTGGTACCACGAAGCCGTGCAAAATGTCAGTGAAGACCATGATGCTGTGCCCCTCGATGCCCAGCATCCCCATTTCATTCTTTACACCTCTGGTTCCACAGGCAAACCCAAAGGGGTGCTGCACGCCCTCGGCGGGTACATGGTCAACACTTACCTGACCACCCAGACCGTCTTTGACCTGAAAGAAGACGACATCTACTGGTGCACCGCCGATGTGGGCTGGATCACCGGACACTCCTACATCGTGTACGGGCCTCTGCTGAACGGGGCCACGGTCCTGATGTACGAGGGGGCTCCCAACCACCCTGACTGGGGTCGCTTCTGGAAGATCATTGAGGACCACAAAGTCACCATCCTGTACACCGCTCCCACCGCCATTCGCAGTTTCATGCGGGCAGGCAGCGAGTACCCCAACAGCCATGACCTCTCCAGCCTGCGTCTGCTGGGATCGGTGGGCGAACCCATCAACCCCGAAGCCTGGATCTGGTATTACACCGTGATCGGCAAGGAGAAGTGCCCGGTGGTGGACACCTGGTGGCAGACCGAGACGGGTTCCATCATGATCACCACCCTGCCCGGAGCCCACACCATGAAGCCTGGCAGTGCAGGGGTGCCGATGTACGGGGTGGATGCTGCCATTGTGGACGCAGACGGCCATGTACTCGGAGCCAACGAGGGCGGGTTCCTGGTGGTCCGCAAACCCTGGCCCAGCATGCTGCGCACTGTGTACGGCGATGACAACCGCTACAAGACCCAGTACTGGGGCGAGATTCCCCATGTCTACTTTGCTGGTGACGGAGCCCGACGCGATCAAGATGGCTATTTCACCATCGTGGGTCGCATTGATGACGTGCTGAACGTTTCCGGTCACCGCCTCGGCACCATGGAGGTGGAGTCCGCTCTGGTGTCCCACCCTGCAGTGGCAGAAGCTGCCGTGGTGGGCCGCCCTGACCCCATCAAAGGGGAAGGCATTGTGGCCTTCGTGACCCTGCAAACCGGTTTTGATGCCACCGAACAGGAACTCAAAGCCCACGTGGCAAAAGAAATTGGAGCGATTGCCCGCCCGGATGACATCCGTTTCGCGGAAGCCCTGCCCAAAACCCGATCTGGCAAGATCATGCGCCGCCTCTTGCGCCAGATTGCCGCTGGACAGGAAATCAAAGGGGACACCAGCACACTGGAAGATGTCTCGGTGATTGAGAAGTTGCAGAAAGCTCCCCAGCAGTAA
- a CDS encoding rhodanese-like domain-containing protein, producing the protein MTETFKIKGRISQVLSTPAADPEVARQHFAAKLTVETDPSDVHYDLQHELDSFILLDVRSSKHFEECHIKGAIGFPQSKISPESTAHFPKDKLIVTYCWGVACNGATKAAMKLAALGFQVKEMIGGIEYWRREGFEIEGTLGDAAPLVG; encoded by the coding sequence ATGACCGAGACCTTCAAAATCAAAGGCCGCATTTCCCAGGTGCTCTCCACCCCTGCCGCTGACCCTGAAGTGGCCCGGCAGCACTTCGCCGCAAAACTGACTGTAGAAACCGACCCTTCAGACGTGCATTACGACCTGCAACATGAACTGGACAGCTTCATTCTGCTGGATGTGCGTTCCAGCAAACACTTCGAGGAGTGCCACATCAAAGGGGCAATCGGTTTTCCACAAAGCAAGATCAGCCCAGAAAGCACAGCCCACTTCCCGAAAGACAAACTGATCGTCACCTACTGCTGGGGCGTGGCCTGCAATGGGGCCACCAAAGCTGCCATGAAACTCGCTGCTCTGGGCTTTCAGGTCAAGGAGATGATCGGCGGCATTGAATACTGGCGCCGGGAGGGCTTTGAAATTGAAGGCACCCTGGGGGATGCAGCGCCACTGGTGGGGTGA